One genomic segment of Heptranchias perlo isolate sHepPer1 chromosome 3, sHepPer1.hap1, whole genome shotgun sequence includes these proteins:
- the LOC137307793 gene encoding histone H2B 1/2-like, translating into MPEDKKAAAKKGAKKTLNKAPAKGGKKRRKSRKESYSIYIYKVMKQVHPDTGISSKAMGIMNSFVNDIFERIAGEASRLAHYNKRATISSREIQTAVRLLLPGELAKHAVSEGTKAVTKYTSSK; encoded by the coding sequence atgcctgaggacaagaaagcagctgccaagaagggcgccaagaaaaccctgaataaagcaccagccaagggcgggaagaagcggagaaagtcgaggaaggagagttattccatctacatctacaaagtgatgaagcaggttcaccccgacaccggcatctcctccaaggccatgggcatcatgaactcctttgtgaacgatattttcgagcgcatcgcgggtgaggcttctcgcctggcccattacaacaagcgggcgaccatcagttcccgggagatccagaccgccgtgcgcctgctgctgcccggagaactggccaagcacgccgtgtcggaagggacaaaggcggtgaccaagtacaccagctccaagtaa